From a region of the Arachis ipaensis cultivar K30076 chromosome B09, Araip1.1, whole genome shotgun sequence genome:
- the LOC107615680 gene encoding uncharacterized protein LOC107615680 — protein MTNLANTMEANAAATLQAAQRLGQPAGNGDGNGNDLGGAPMTLTMFLKVHPLTFRGSTNPTEADNWFQLLEEAQHWWQAECRLLQLQNTEVPWEVFRTALYKKYLSESAREAKEMELMQLKQGSLSVVDYTSKLEELCRFSRVCQGAPETYESWKCVKYQGGLKGDIMTVVAPTEIRIFSDLVNKARVVEEYTRTVASSRDTHGGDTSRECDDYLGPRGQNFKKYGEGKQSRAYSSDMKCQECGNYHANRPCQLGEKLCYKCDSPEYLVRDCPHRRTCGADGSQQQG, from the exons ATGACGAATCTTGCGAACACTATGGAGGCGAATGCTGCTGCAACTTTGCAAGCTGCACAGAGGTTAGGCCAACCAGCGGGAAATGGAGACGGAAATGGTAATGACTTGGGAGGTGCTCCGATGACCCTAACTATGTTTCTGAAAGTTCACCCACTGACTTTCAGAGGATCGACCAATCCTACGGAAGCTGATAACTGGTTCCAA CTTCTGGAAGAGGCTCAGCATTGGTGGCAAGCAGAATGCCGCTTACTACAACTTCAGAACACCGAGGTTCCTTGGGAAGTATTCCGAACGGCCTTGTACAAGAAGTACTTGtctgagtctgcaagggaagcaaaggagatggaaTTGATGCAGCTAAAGCAAGGTTCCCTATCCGTGGTGGACTACACAAGCAAGCTTGAGGAACtctgtaggttttctagggtatgtCAGGGTGCCCCGGAGACCTATGAAAGTTGGAAGTGTGTCAAGTATCAAGGTGGCTTGAAAGGCGACATCATGACTGTTGTGGCTCCTACGGAGATTCGGATTTTTTCCGATCTGGTGAATAAGGCAAGAGTGGTTGAGGAATACACAAGGACGGTAGCCTCATCAAGGGATACTCATGGAGGAGACACTAGTAGGGAATGCGATGATTACCTTGGACCAAGGGGACAAAACTTCAAGAAATATGGTGAAGGGAAGCAGTCAAGAGCTTACTCCTCTGATATGAAATGTCAGGAGTGTGGGAACTACCATGCGAATAGGCCATGCCAGTTGGGTGAGAAACTATGTTACAAGTGTGACTCACCGGAATATTTGGTTAGAGATTGTCCACACCGAAGAACATGTGGGGCAGATGGATCACAACAACAGGGTTGA